GGTCACTAATAGATTCTCGCTCCTCAGTAGTAATCACCTTTTGGTTATGGAGATAGGCAATACCTTTAATCTTTCCTATTTCTCCCTGATTTTGCCAGGTATTTACCAATTCCCGCATAGTATCTTCTCCCTCTCCTATTATTACTCCATCCACCGGGAAATTGGTAAGAATCTGTTCATACATTAATGTTGCATGTGGACCACCTAAAATAACCTTAATATTTTTATCTATTGCTTTAACCAGGTATATTAATTTAAATAGGCTACCCCGTTGGTCTGACAGCGTCGTAATTCCTACAATTTGAGGACAAAAATCTCTGATTTGTCTTTCCAACTGTTGCCAATTATATTGATATGCATCAATAATCTTTATCTCATGGCCATCTTTCTCTAATACCGCGCCAATAGAGAAAAGTCCAATAGGTGCAAAGGCAGATTCTACTGGCTCATCTTCTAAATATCTTGAATATGCAGATGGATGAAATAGAGGTGGATTTATTAATAGAAGTCTCATCGTTAATAACTCCATTAAAACGAAACTGAGGTAATCCGTTTCTAATGCTTTTCCTCTTTGCACTCCCTGGTTTCGTCACCGTTCACCGCAGAGACGCAGAGAAAAAATTAAAAACTATTTACCACATGCTTCATTCCATCACGGATTTTCATCAGAGCAAGCTTTTGAAAACCGACATATCATGATTGATTAACAAATTTGGTTTTGAGGGCCTATGTAGGACAATGATTGCCTCAATAATCTTTTCTGTTGTCTGATTTATTTCAATCTCTTCTCTGTTCCTCTGCGTCTCTGCGGTAAATTACCACCTGAACGGTTACCTGGTTTCTTTCATAGTTTGAGACGACCATATCCTTAGACTTAACCATCTCTTTATAAATTCAATATCCTCAGAAGTAATTATACCTATCTTAAATATCAAAATAATATAAACCGATATAAACACTAATCCTGCCATTAAAAGAGTGAATAAATCTGGATAGTTAAAAATGGTAATAGGATAAATTAAGAGACCACAACCTGAAGCAACTATAAAGATATTAATAAGATTTCTCCAGGGAAGAATACCGTCAAATGGAATTTTTAATGAGTGTTTTATGATAAAAAAATAAAAGAATATAGTGAGATATGCAGATAACAAGATACCGATTGCCGGACCTATAAAACCCATAATCTGAACGAACAAAAGATTAAGGATAACATTTGAGATAAAAAATAGGGCGGCACCGGCAAAGATAGGTTTAGTTTGACCTATCCCCTCAAGAACCTCACCATAAAGAAGCATTCTTACCGGCAGTGCACATAAATAAATTCTAAAGATATTGGTGCTTTCGATGTAATTTTTTGTGAACAGCAAAGTTATAATTTCCTCACCCATTGTAAATAAAAATACAAATATCGGTAGTATAATTAGGGCTATTTTGCTTATATATTTATGCCAGAGTTGAATCAATTCTTCCTTCCGAGATTGGTGATGCAGTTCACTAAATTTTGGCATTAAGACATTTCCTGCTGGCAAAAATAGCATCTCGACCAATGCTACCTTAGATGTCCCAACCGCATAGATAGCATACCTTTGAACCGAGAAGAATATAGAAATTACAATCTTATCGACCATTACCCCTAATCCGCCCACAATCTCAGCCAAACCTCGTGGGAGAGTATATTTCAATTGGGAACGGAGTAATTGAGGATTCCAATTAAATTCCCATCCCTTCATTAAATATACGGTGTAGAAAAGCATTAAACCGCAGGAAATACTGCCAAATACTACCATCCAGTTAATTAGCCCGGCTAATCCATAACCTAAAAATAAAGGAATGATAACTATAAATGCAATGATAGTGTTTACTATCGATAAACCAGCAGATAATTTTTGTCTATCTACCGCAAGTAATAAATAGTTAAAATATGCCGCCGGGAAAGTAAAAAATAGATATATGCTCAGTATCTTTAGTAACTTTGATAAATCAGGGTTATTAAAGTAATCTCCGATATTTTTAGAAAGACACCAGAGGATACAAGAAGAAGTCAATCCCAACAGTGATAAAATGATAATTGATTGAATGACAAATCCTGCTCGTTCAATTTTTACTCTCGGAATAAAATAAGCGATACTTCGTGGAATACCTAATGAGAAAATAACTGTAACTATTGTC
This sequence is a window from bacterium. Protein-coding genes within it:
- a CDS encoding oligosaccharide flippase family protein, which codes for MAKFSLSDKVAIVVLSNVISGVSGLVLSMILVRILSISDYGTYKQIMLISTIVTVIFSLGIPRSIAYFIPRVKIERAGFVIQSIIILSLLGLTSSCILWCLSKNIGDYFNNPDLSKLLKILSIYLFFTFPAAYFNYLLLAVDRQKLSAGLSIVNTIIAFIVIIPLFLGYGLAGLINWMVVFGSISCGLMLFYTVYLMKGWEFNWNPQLLRSQLKYTLPRGLAEIVGGLGVMVDKIVISIFFSVQRYAIYAVGTSKVALVEMLFLPAGNVLMPKFSELHHQSRKEELIQLWHKYISKIALIILPIFVFLFTMGEEIITLLFTKNYIESTNIFRIYLCALPVRMLLYGEVLEGIGQTKPIFAGAALFFISNVILNLLFVQIMGFIGPAIGILLSAYLTIFFYFFIIKHSLKIPFDGILPWRNLINIFIVASGCGLLIYPITIFNYPDLFTLLMAGLVFISVYIILIFKIGIITSEDIEFIKRWLSLRIWSSQTMKETR